In Pseudomonas sp. Q1-7, the genomic window CACTCGGAACAGTGTCTCGTCGCTGCTGCTGAAGGGCAGATGAAACCAGGCCATGGCCTCCAGAAAACGGGTATGCGGACAGCCGCTGGTGGCTCCGAGCAGGCCGAGCAGCGAGCCCGTCGCGCGTTGCAAGGTGGTACGCTGGCGCACCTCGCGCCCGCGGTGTTGTACCTGTACTTCTACCGCCTCAAACGACACGTGCCCGGCCAGCAGGCGCACCGGTTGCTGCAGCGCCAAAGCGAAGGGACAGGCGCGCTCCGCCTCGGCCTTAAGTGGGCAATGCGGGCATTGTTGGAAGGCTAGGCGCGTCCAGTCGGGGGCGTTCTGCTCCGGGGCGCACGCCTCGCCCAGACGAACCTCCAACTCCAGCGCCGCCTGCCCAGCTATAGCCAGCCGATAGTGGATGATCTGTCGCTCAGAATCAAATGCCATGACCCAGCTTCCAGTTGTATTCCAAGTTCGCTCAGGCTATTAAATCATCACGTGCCCTAGAGAAAGGGCTTGCCATACGGCCGCAGCAGCAATCTGGTCTCAACGCCATAAAGCCCCGCTTCGAAAAGTAGGTTTCCGGCAGTCATTTTTCGATAATCATTGAAAAAAGCAGATAGCAACAGAGAGCTTTACGTGAGCAAGTACAAAGAAAAAACCATCATTCATATCGTCGACGATGATTACGGCATACGCGCTGCACTAAATCGGTTACTTGTACACGCTGGCTACGATGTGAAGCTTTACTCAAGCGGGGCGGACTTTATCGAAAAGTATGACAACAGCCCTGGCTGTGTGATTCTCGACCTTGCAATGCCCGGCCTCAGCGGAGAGCAAGTTCTCCACAAAATAACCAACGCCCGACTTAACCTGGTTGTATTAATACTCACCGGCCATGCAACCATCGACACCGCGATTAAACTCATTAAGGCCGGAGCAATAGACCTTATAGAAAAGCCATTTGACAACGATCAGCTACTTGGCAAAATAAGTAGATTGCTAGAGCCAGCTCAAGCTTTTTTCGCCAAAAACATACTAATTTCCGATTACCAAAAGCGCATATCATCCCTAACCCCAAGCGAACGCTCGGTAATGGATCTTTTGCTAACAGGAATGACCAGCCGAGAAATTGCCGATCACCTTCACAACAGCAAAAAAACCATTGACATACATCGCGCCCGCATAATGAAAAAAATGGGTGCCGCCTCTCTTCGCGACCTACTGGAGGGCTGGATTAGACTAGGCGCATCAGCCCCAGCGGATCACCACCAAAATCAAAAGCCGTTTTAACACCATCACCCTGGGCTCTATATAGGTATCAGTACCTATACCAAAGCCACGCCGACGATCAGTAACCTTGCAGCAACTCAGTAGGCAGTTAAAAATTGCTCCCAGAGACGACCGCAACCTGACATCTAGCCACCACTGCCAGACACATGAACTCAAACATCAATCAATCAGACCAAATAGAACTGATAAACTACAGGGTTTCCTGGAAAGATAGATATTCTAGCTATTTGGGCGGGAACTCAGCATTCCTCAGAGATGTCGGACTCGAAGAGTCCGAACAGATAGTTTGGTTGTCCGATTTTGATCTACCATGGAAAGAGTGTGCCGCCAGCATCATTCGAGAAGATCAAGATATTTTGACCGGAAGGATCCGCCAGACTCATTCAACAAGATTATTACCGATGGCCGACAACGCCCTACACCTTATTCACACACAA contains:
- a CDS encoding DUF6901 family protein yields the protein MAFDSERQIIHYRLAIAGQAALELEVRLGEACAPEQNAPDWTRLAFQQCPHCPLKAEAERACPFALALQQPVRLLAGHVSFEAVEVQVQHRGREVRQRTTLQRATGSLLGLLGATSGCPHTRFLEAMAWFHLPFSSSDETLFRVLGTYLLGQHLKAHKGLAADWQLDGLREAYRNLRKVNQGMAKRLQAACNEDSSLNGLVLLDLLAADTLYSLEQSEGELDAYFAGYFDDPVPQG
- a CDS encoding response regulator transcription factor: MSKYKEKTIIHIVDDDYGIRAALNRLLVHAGYDVKLYSSGADFIEKYDNSPGCVILDLAMPGLSGEQVLHKITNARLNLVVLILTGHATIDTAIKLIKAGAIDLIEKPFDNDQLLGKISRLLEPAQAFFAKNILISDYQKRISSLTPSERSVMDLLLTGMTSREIADHLHNSKKTIDIHRARIMKKMGAASLRDLLEGWIRLGASAPADHHQNQKPF